The genomic interval TTACACCCTCTATTGTcgcgattttatgtttataaaacattctagTTTTTATTAATGCTATAATACTTGCATTTCTCTCTTTAAAAAGAATTGCTTTTCgactaatctaaaaaaaatctatttaaaactcacaagtaatttaaaacataaatgaaagtattttttttacaaaataatcaccaacttaccctaaaaatatagtaaagctgcagcaatagaaaaaatcacggtgttgttaacgaaacaataaaaaatcttcgcagaaacgctcgtatatgctttacgtaattcaggagcaaactcatttctctcatttcacatttatttttgaagacattttgaaggataatgttgtattattttttgttggtgaatagagtagtaaataaggatgagcttacaaaaaaaactagTCGAAAAGAtcttattgtgaattatttataaccttTACAAATGGGCGCGAACGCGGTTCAATGAGGTAGCGTAATATTCTGTCCTGGGACTGTATGTACGTTGGAAGGACGTTCAACGGATTTATGTACACGAtgtcaatttcaataaaaataaatgtaatagttTCCTCAAAACTTCCGGGACAATTTAGCATTCATCCGGGATACGGGACAGCGATTCCAATTCCGGGACGGTTGGCAACCCTATACTTGCGTAATATTTCGTCGACCCAAATGAGAAAATCATAATTCCTGCGAAAacatctgctttcaataacACGTCTCTTATAAAGGCTTTCCGGTACCTTAGTGTggtagatgaacatttggacctgttcaattgtcatgttgatgagctggtcagtttcatgagattcaacacaagtctgtgtgaatgaatgaatgttattttctttttatgtaagactggtgtgacactttggggcaacctgtcaggtcacattggtcatattgtaaaaataataaataaataaatgcacaaagattatcaaataaatttattcgcattttgtgaacttaatatgtagatatggcTGACAATTTCAATAGaggaattattttcgaaaaaaaaacttgaaaaaattgatttttcgcAGAATTGTCCGTGCGATTGATACTTCGGTCGTTGAATTGTCGGCGCCAAGTTGTTGAATTGTCGGCGTTAAATTATCCGCGCTAAGTTGTTGTTGGGGTGCCcaaataatcgaatcatatgGAATGACATGTGCAGCCGCAGAAGTTCTTTCTTTGCTAAGATGTGATGAAACTTTCCATGACATGTTTGTCTCGTCGTATTCCCAAACTTTACTAGAATGGCCATACCATTGAATATGTCCACCTGAACATCAAAACAATAAATGAATTCTACACTTCAagcatataaattcaaattaagttATATAAAAACTCACCCATGCTAAGTAGTTTGTTTTGGAAACAACACAGACTGATTCCGCCTGTAGGATTCGGTAGTTCGGTGAATGCTGTCCACACATCTGCAATCGGATCGTACTGCTCCACACTGATTATAAAAGATAGCAGATAATCAATAAAGCCACCACCGATGAAAAGTTTCCCTTTGATTACAACGTTCTAAAAATCATGAAATCAAATTTTGGTGAATTAATTCTATTTTGGAGTTTTATATTAGTagaaaattaattgatattcaCCGAATGAAAACATCTGCCCTGAATCATATCAGCGCGGTAAGTCCAAGAATTGGACTTCACTGAATACATTTGCACCTTATTAGTAGATGATAAAAGAAAAGTTTGAACCCCTCCTGTTACAAATATTTTGCCATCGATTACAGAAGCACTATGACCATCAACAGCCACCAACAGTGGAGCGATGATCTTCCAATTTCCAATTTTGCTGTTCCACCTGATCGAAATCAATAAGCGTTAACTACTCTTTCAATCGATCTGATGAAATTATTGCAATTTAATCACCTTTCCACTGATTTACGAGAATCATCACCACCAATGGCGTAGACATCCGTGGATGAATCGCGACAACGACGTGTCACTGCCGAGAGCTGCTTACGAGCGTGATTCAACGGCTTCAATGGATGTTTCTGACCGTTTTTCAAATCAATGTATTCtacctgaaaacaaataaatttgttatatGCCGATTTATCTAAGCAAGTACTTCACAACACTGGATAACGTTACTGAAGTCAATGATTCTTCTGAAGAATTATACCCTCCGATGATAACCAACCAATCTCCTACGACGacagacgaaaaaaaaattttattaaatccaATGTCTTTGGATAGAGTCCATCTTTTCTTTAGTACGTCATATATCTCGATGGTATTTGGTCCCTGAAAACACGTTATGCAATAAAGTAATTGATTTAAAatccaatcaaaatattatacttgtaaTATAGAACTCACATCTAAATAATTCCCCCCAACCAGtgctatttttactttttttctacgAGGGGTATCTCTTTGGATGTAAAATTTATCATTCTTGTCTTTAATTACTTGTCTAATAGAAGTCAAACACTCTGCACACGAATGACAGAACGTCATTACTTCTTTGACGAGAAACTGAAAAGAAAACACATTATTCGAATGATTTATATCAATAAACTGTAACATTCAATTAATCTCAAATACCTTTTTCGAAAGCAAGGATAACCGCACGGATCCCATCAGCTGTACCAATTCAAGTTTACGGTTTGCATCATCATGATTTACCCATAATTTTACAGCATTGAATACGTCTTCTTCAGAAGACACGATCAAATCATCCGATTTCAAGATTTCGATCACGGTGTTGGTTGGCAGATTGAGAAAAACTTGTGTTTTGTGCAGCTAAAACAaattggaattgaaaaatattcaagtaacatatttttttttatataatcaacacTCACCGTCTGGAAATTTTCCAGAGTCAAATCCATTGCCCTCGTCTTCAATTTCCAATCAACGTTGTGTTTCAAAAGATTCGACATTATTTTTTTGCGATGTTTATCTTCTATACCTAAAATTATATTccagattattattaaatatacgtatataagtaTTAAGGTAACCAGGTTTTGAAAATGTCAAAGGACACTTTggtaaaaatgaatataaaaaaaaatcctttattGACCATGTCGTCGATTTATTACAATGTTAATGATGTTACTTTACCGACAAAACAGTTCAAAGTTCAAAAACCTTTTTGTCCAGATATAATTGCAAATGGAAAATGTTCATTCTACTCGTACGTTGGCGTTTTTACCCGGAAAACGCAATgccatttcaatcaaaaattttatattgttatggggaatatttcgatattttaacAAATCAAAAATAGTCATCCATATCTTATCAATTACATCTGTTCCCTCTCTGTCTTTAATAATATGGTGTACTTCGTCAAATAACAAATTTTCGTTGATGGAAATGTTAAATTTTTCCTTCACGAATAAAACTGTTttaggtattttatataatacccaGTCaaatacagatgtacatatatttattatgccGAGTCCAGTTTTCCAAATACTTTTTTATCACAAaactacatttttataaaactcCATTACTTCTTCAGTAAATTCTTTTAATGTCAGGATTAGTCTcttctaatttatttaaataattaattacaaataatggcAGAAAAGTTCCATCAATACGAGATTTAAGCTGTTCCTTTAGTATTTTACATTGCACCGATACTTCTGTTGAAGTCATATCTGCTCTTTCAAGGAGGACAAGGAGGACCATTTTCCCTAGAGGCGGACAAAGTACAAGGTTTCCAAAAGGAGGACGTCTGGTCACCTTAATGTAATCTCTGCTATTTCGTTTcgcaaagaaaataaaacaataatttgtCATTATGCCATTATTGATGTCAAAAAAATTGAATGAGGActggaaaaattttaattacaccaTGATTACTTCCATCGGTCGAAACTGATAAAATCG from Arctopsyche grandis isolate Sample6627 chromosome 9, ASM5162203v2, whole genome shotgun sequence carries:
- the LOC143917345 gene encoding uncharacterized protein LOC143917345, with amino-acid sequence MGDRIELYNYSEITILIGRAYCYYCNWVVCYQMLTRDFFTRNGIFESAVLYQNFIFVNSLVLIFISRFVATFEIMHIFFTELKKKASCGEYVVILNTASDSEAMAFSKSRDSRRVEEKSNKMRICCDNSVNGHLRRSILDTSNIYFERDFVFIEDKHRKKIMDNVNCKLKTRAMDLTLENFETLHKTQVFLNLPTNTVIEILKSDDLIVPSEEDVFNAVKLWVNHNDANRYIELAQLMGSVRLSLLSTKFLVKEVMTFCHSCAECLTSIRQVIKDKNDKFYIQRDTPRRKKVKIALVGGNYLDGPNTIEIYDVLKKRWTLSKDIGFNKIFFSSVVVGDWLVIIGGYNSSEESLTSVEYIDLKNGQKHPLKPLNHARKQLSAVTRRCRDSSTDVYAIGGDDSRKSVERWNSKIGNWKIIAPLLVAVDGHSASVIDGKIFVTGGVQTFLLSSTNKVQMYSVKSNSWTYRADMIQGRCFHSNVVIKGKLFIGGGFIDYLLSFIISVEQYDPIADVWTAFTELPNPTGGISLCCFQNKLLSMGGHIQWYGHSSKVWEYDETNMSWKVSSHLSKERTSAAAHVIPYDSIIWAPQQQLSADNLTPTIQQLGADNSTTEVSIARTILRKINFFKFFFRK